Within Streptomyces sp. SS1-1, the genomic segment TCCCGGTGCTGGCCCGCATCCTGACCGAGAACAAGCTGATGGACACCCGGGTGGGCGCCCTGTCGCTGGCGAGCGCCGCGATCGACGACGTCCTCGCCTGGTGTCTGCTGGCGTACGTCTCGGCGCTGGTCAGCTCGGACGGCGACTACGCGGACCTGGCGCGGATCGGCGCGCTGAGCGTGGTGTACGTGGCCGTGATGCTCGTCGTCGTACGGCCGCTGATCTCGCGGCTGGTGTGGCGGTGGGCGGCCATGGAGCGCTGGCCGGCGCTGCTCGCGGTGCTGTGCGCGGGCGTGTTCGCCTCGTCGTGGCTGACGTCGTGGATCGGCATCCACCAGATCTTCGGCGCGTTCCTGTTCGGCTTCGTGATGCCGCGTGAACCCCGGCGGGTGCTCGCGGCGCATCTGCGCCGGCCGCTGGACGACGTCAGCGTGGTCCTGCTGCCGGTCTTCTTCATCGTCACCGGCCTCGGTGTCGACCTCGGCGCGCTGACGGCGGCCGACTGCCTGGCGCTGGCCCTGATCGTGGCGGTGGCGTGCGCGGGCAAGCTGCTCGGCGCGATCGCCCCGGCCCGGCTGTCCGGTCTGTCCTGGCGCGAGGCGAAGGACCTGGGCGTACTGATGAACACCCGGGGCCTGACCGAACTCATCATCCTCAACGCCGCGGTGAGCCTCGGCGTGCTCGACGGGCGGATGTTCACCCTGCTGGTGATCATGGCCCTCGTGACCACGGCGATGGCGGCGCCGCTGCTGTCCCGGCGCGAGCACCTCACGGCCGGCGACCTTCCCAAGGCACCCACACCCGTCGCGGACGCGACCGCGCCGCGCACTTGACGAGGGGGATCCCGTGATACCCGTCCAACCGTTGTCCCCGCACGAGCGGCAGCCGCGACCACCGGTCGACGGCCGTGCGCTGCGCACGGTGTGCGGCAGTTTCGCCACCGGCGTCACCGTGATCACCACCGGCGGCCCGGAGGAGGGCGCCGCGACCACGGTGAACTCGTTCACGTCCGTCTCGCTGGATCCGCCGCTGGTGCTGTTCTGCCTGCACCGGCGGTCCCGGCTGCGTCCGGTGCTCCAGCGCTCCCGCGGCTTCGTGGTGAACTTCCTGACGCACCGCCAGGAAGGGCTCGCCTGGAAGTTCGCGGGCCGTGAGTCGGCGCGGCTGACAGAGGTCCCGCACCACCGCTCGGCCGGCGGGCTGCCCGTCCTCACCGAGGCGCTCGCGTTCCTGGAGTGCCGTCTCGCCGAGGAGTACGACGGCGGCGACCACGCCATCGTGGTCGGCGAGGTCACCGCCCTCGGCACCTCCGAGGAGGAGGCCGATCCGCTGGTGTTCTACCAGGGCGCGATGCGTGTCCTGGACGCCGCGGCGCGGGGCTGAGCCGTCAGCGCGCCACCCCGGCCGGCAGGTCGGCGTCGTCGAACTCCCGCCTGGCCCGCTCGACCTTGTGCAGGTTCTCCGCGGACCAGTCGGCGAGGTGGGCGAAGATCGGCGCCAGGCTGCGGCCCAGCTCGCTGATCTCGTACTCGACCCGGGGCGGCACCTCCGGGTGGTACGTGCGCACCACCAGGCCGTCGCGCTCCATCTGGCGCAGCCGCTGCGTGAGCACCTTCGGCGTGATGGTGCGGATGTTGCGCTGGAGCTCGACGAAGCGCTGCCGGCCGAACTCGTTCAGCGTCCACAGGATCGGTGTCGTCCAGCGGCTGAAGACGATGTCGACCACCGGGGAGACCGGGCACGCCAGCTCCGAGTCGACACCTGCGCCGTGCTTCGCGGCGCCGCCCATCGTGCCTGTGCCGTCCATGCGGATCCTCCCAGGAAGCCACTTTCCTCTAGGTACCTACTTTACCCAGGATGCTAGCTTCCCGGAAGGCGGTGAGCTTCCCCGCTCCCGGCCCCCGCGCCATGTCCTTTCCCTCCTTGTCCCGTCCCTACGGAACCCTTCCGTTCACCTCCCACTAGGAGCGACATGTCGACCCAAGAGTCGCTGCGCCTTCCCCACTCCACCGACGCGTCGGCCCCGCCGAAGCGCCCCGGACTCATCCTGGCGTTCCTCTGCCTGGCCGGGTTCATGACCTTCCTCGACGTGTCGATCGTCAACGTGGCCCTGCCGACGATCGAGGACGAACTGCACATCTCCCAGACGTCGTTGCAGTACATCGTCACCACGTACGGCATGCTGCTCGGCGGCTTCCTGCTGCTGACCGGCCGGCTCGCCGACGCCTTCGGCCGCCGCCGGATGCTCCAGACCGGCCTGATCCTGTTCGCCCTGGCCTCGCTGCTCGCCGGGTTCGGCCAGAGCGCGGCCATGCTGATCGTGGCGCGCGGCGCCCAGGGTCTCGGCGCCGCGTTCATCGCGACCGCCGCGCTGTCCCTGCTCGCGAACAACTTCGAGGAGGGCGCCGAGCGCAACAAGGCGCTGGGCGCGTGGGGCGCGCTGAGCGGTATCGCCGCCGTCGCCGGCGTCACCCTCGGCGGTCTGCTGACCGACGGCCCGGGCTGGCGCTGGATCTTCTTCATCAACGTGCCGATCGGCCTCGTCCTGGCCCTGCTCGCCCCGAGGGTCGTCGCCGAGAGCCGGGCCGCCGAGCGCAGCAGCTCCTTCGACGTCGCCGGCGCCGTCACCCTGACCGCCGGTCTGGTGCTGCTCATCTTCAGCCTGTGCCAGACCGTCGACGACTCCGACGTCCCCATGGCCCGGGTCTACGGCGGCTTCGCCCTCTCCGCGGTCCTGCTCATCACGTTCCTGCTGATCGAGCGCCGCGCCCAGGCGCCGCTGATCCCGCTCGGCGTGTTCAAGCGCAAGTCGCTGCGGGCCTCCAACGTCGTCGCGGTCCTGCTGCTGGGCACCTGCGTCACCCTGTTCTTCTTCGCCAGCCTCTTCATGCAGCAGGTGCTGAACTGGTCGGCGCTGCGCACCGGTCTGGCGTACGTCCCGCTCGCCGTGATCGTGGCGGTCGGCGCGGGCGTCGCCTCCCAGCTGGTGACGAAGGTCGCCGCCAAGCCGGTGCTGATGGTCGGGCTGACCCTGACCAGCGTGGGCATGTTCCTGCTGTGGCGGGCCCCGTCCGACGCCTCCTACGCGGTGCACCTGCTGCCCGCCTTCCTGATCTCCGGCCTCGGGCTCGGCCTGTCGTTCGTGCCGGTGCAGGTGGCCGCGTTCACCGGCACCGAGGAGGACGAGTCCGGTCTGTCGGCCGGTCTCATCAACACCGCGCAGGAGGTCGGCGGCGCCCTGGGCCTCGCCGTCGCCGCGACCTACGCCTTCCGCCAGGTCGAGGAGCTGACCAAGTGGGCGGACGGGGTGCCCGCGCGGGTGACCGAGGCGCGCACCGAGGTCTTCCACGACGCGTTCCTCGCCGGTGCCTGCTTCGCCGCGGCCGGCCTGGTCCTCACGCTGATCCTGCTGCCCCTCACCAAGGCCGCGGACCAGCCCGCCGCCCCCACCGCCTGAGATCGGACCGAGCATGCCGACGTCACCGCGTCTGTCCCCCGCGGCCGAGGACTTCCTCGCCGAGAACCAGCTGTGCGCCTTCACCACGCTCCGCCCCGACGGCTCGCCCCATGTGACGCCCGTGCGCTTCACCTGGGACGGCGAGGCGGGACTGGCCCGGGTGATGACCGCGGTGACCCGGCGCAAGGCCCGCAACGTGCTGGCCTCGCCCGGGGGCCGGGTCTCCCTGTGCCAGACGGCCGGGCCCCGCTGGATCACCCTGGAGGGCACCGCCACCGTGCACGACGACCCGTCCCGGGTCCAGGAGGGCGTCCGGCGGTACGCCAAGCGGTACTGGTCGCCGCCGCCGGAGCCGCCGGGCCTGGTCGTCATCGAGATCGACGTGGACCGGGTGCTGGGCCTGCTGTGAGCGGGCCGCACACCCGCCGAGGGCGCCGGACGCGAAACCGCCGGCGCCCTCGGCGTATTTCCACCCCCTGACCCTGCTGTGGAATCTCTGACGAAACTTGTCAGAGACCTGTACTTAGGGCCGTTCAGCTTCCCCGGCTCCCCCGGAATACTGGTGAAAAATCCACTGGGAGAGGAAACATGAACCGTTTTCATGCCGACGTGATCGTCGCCGGGGCCGGCCCGTCCGGACTCATGCTCGCCGGTGAACTCCGCCTGGCGGGGCACGAGGTGCTGGTGCTCGACCGGCTGACCGCACCGATGCAGCAGTCCCGCGCCCTCGGATTTTCCGCACGTACCATCGAGGAGTTCGGTCAGCGCGGACTTCTCGATGAATTCGGTGAACTCGAGACGATACCCTTCGGCCATTTCGGCGGACTTCCCATCGATTACCAGATCGTCGAGGGCGGCAATTTCGGCGTCCGGGGTGTTCCGCAGTCGCGGACCGAGGCGATCCTGCACCGGTGGGCCACCGGCCTCGGCGCCAAGGTCCGCCGCGGGCACGAGGTCGTCGGCATGACGCAGGACGACGACGGCGTCACCGTGGAGGTCGCGGGCCCCGACGGCACCGAGACGCTGCGCGCCGCCTACCTCGTCGGCTGTGACGGCGCCCGCTCCACCGTGCGGCGCCTGGCCGGCATCGACTTCCCCGGCACGAGCGCCACCATCGAGATGCTGATGGCCGACGTCGCCACCAACGAGCTGCGCATCCGCCCGACCGGCGAGGTCGGCGAGGCCGGCATGGTCGTGGTGCTGCCGCTGGGCCCGGGGGCCACCCGCGTGGTCGTCTTCGAGCGCGGCGCCGGCGTCCGCCCGACGACGGAGGCGCCCACCTTCGACGAGGTCGCCGCCGCCTTCCAGCGCGTCACCGGTGAGGACATCACCGGGTACCGGCCGCTGTGGACCAGCTACTTCACCGACGCCAGCCGGCACGCCGCCGAGTACCGCAGCGGCCGGGTCTTCCTGGCCGGCGACGCCGCCCACATCCACCTGCCGATCGGCGCGCAGGGCATCAGCGCCGGCGTCGGCGACGTGGTGAACCTCGGCTGGAAGCTGGCCGCCGCGCTGAAGGGCCACGCCCCCGAGGGGCTGCTGGACACCTACCACTCCGAGCGGCACCCGGTCGGCGGCCGGATCGTCGCCAACACCCTGGTGCAGCGCTCCCTCTACCTCGGCGGCCCCGAGATGCAGCCGCTGCGCGAGCTGTTCGGCGAGCTGGTCGGCATCGAGGCGGTCCGCAAGCACCTGGTCGGCCTGGTCACCGGCCTGGACATCACCTACGACATGGGCGAGGGCGGACACCCGCTGCTCGGCCGCCGGCTGCCCGACCAGGACCTGCTGGCCGGCGACGAGAAGACCAGCACGTACGCGCTGCTCACGCGCGGCCGCCCGCTGCTGCTGAACCTGCGCGGCGGCGAGGCCCTGACGCGGGCCGCCGCCGGCTGGGCCGACCGCGTGGACGTCGTCGCCGCCTCCCGGCCCGACCCCGAGGCCCCCGCCGCCGACCTGCTGGTGCGCCCCGACGGCTACATCGCCTGGGTCGGGACGGACGGCACCGCCGACGGTCTGACCACCGCCCTGCAGCGCTGGTTCGGCGCCCCCGCCGCCGGCTGAGCCCCCACCGCCAGAAGAGGAGTCCCGAGTTGACCGGCAAGGCCGAGACGCAGAAGACGCCACCGCAGCCCGGCGCGTGGACCGAGTGCGACGTCATCATCCTGGGCGCCGGGATCGGCGGTTCGATCACCGGCGCGATCCTGGCCCGGCAGGGCGCGAAGGTGGTGCTCGTCGACGCCGGCCAGCACCCGCGGTTCGCGGTCGGCGAGTCGCAGAACCCGCAGCTCGTGGAGTGGCTGCACATCCTCGCCGTGCGCTACGACGTGCCCGAGCTGAAGCACCTGCTCGACATCAAGGCCGTCACCAAGCACATCGGCGCCCACCACGGCCGCAAGCAGAGCTTCGGTTTCGTGCGGCACGTCCCCGACCGGGAGCCGGACCCGCGCGAGGCGACGATGTTCGTCATCCCGAAGATGCTCACCGAGGCGTCGCACATGTTCCGCCAGGACACCGACACCTACTACTTCAACGTCGCCGCCAAGTACGGCTGCACGCTGCGCCAGAACTGGCGCGCCACCGACCTGGACTTCGACGACGACGGCGTCACGGTCACCGGCCAGAACGGCGAGGTGTTCCGCGCGAAGTACCTCATCGACGCCAGCGGCTTCCGCTCCCCGCTCGCCCAGAAGTTCGACCTGCGCGACAAGCCGACCCGGATCCGGCACCACGCCCGCTCCATGTTCACGCACTACGTCGGCATCAAGCCCTACGACGACGTGTGCGGCTACCCGGACGCGCTGCGCCCGCCCGCCGAGTCCCCCTTCCACGGCGGCACCCTGCACCACCTGATCGAGCGCGGCTGGTTCTGGATCATCCCGTTCGACAACTACAAGGACTCCCGCAACCCGGTGTGCAGCGTCGGGCTGACCTTCGACGAGCGGCTGTACCCGCAGCCCAAGGACAAGACGCCGGACGAGGAGTTCCAGCACTACCTCGACATGTACCCGGCGGTGAAGCGGCAGTTCGAGGGCGCGCGCCGGGTGCGCGAGTGGGTCTCCACGCCGGACCGCATCCAGTACTCCTCGAAGCAGACCGTGGGCGACCGCTGGTGCCTGATGTCGCACGCCGCCGGCTTCGTGGACCCGCTGTACTCGCGGGGCCTGTCCAACACCTTCGAGGTGGTGGACGCCCTCTGCTACCGCGTCCTGGACGCGCTGCGCGACGGCGACTTCTCCGCCGAGCGCTTCGAGTACGTGGAGCGCCTGGAGCAGGGCCTGCTGACGTTCAACGACATGATCGTCGACAGCTCGTACATCGCGTTCTCCCACTTCCGGCTCTGGAACGCGGTCTTCCGGGTCTGGGCCTGCTTCACCACCCCGGCCACGATGCGCCAGATCCAGGCCCGCCAGGAGTTCGAACTGGACGGCGACGACCGGCACTTCCGGAACATGGAGAAGGCTCCGTACCCGGGCCTGTGGTGGCCGGACAGCCACGCCTTCAAGCATCTGCTCGACGTCACCCACGAGACCTGCGTGAAGTACGAGGCCGGCGAGATCGACGGCGACAAGGCGGCCGACATCGTCTTCCAGGCCATCAACGACTGCGAGTCGGTCAACACGCCGTTCGGCTGGAAGGACGGCGAGGACCACCGCTTCTACCGGGCCACCACCCCCACGATGATCAAGTTCATGTGGTGGGCCAGCACCAACGGCCCCAAGGAGATGCGCGATCTCGGCCGCGCGATGCTCAAGGGCGTCGCGAAGTCGGCCCTGCGCGGCAAGAAGGTCTCCTGACCTCCTCCCCCCAACTCCCCCCACCCCCCGATCCGGTCCGCACAGGGCGTGGTGCCACCCCCAAGCGCTCGGCCCTGTGCGGGCCGCTCCCCGACCGTCCGTCACCCGTATCGACTCTGGGACACCGTGTGATCAGTCGTAGAACCCTGCTCGGTGCCGGCTCCGCAGCCGCCGGTCTCGCTCTCGTACCCGCCGTTCCGGTGCCCGCCGAAGGCACGGGCGTGCCGTACGCCCGGCTCGCGAGCCGCCTCTCGGGCCGGCTCGTGCTGCCCTCCGACCCCTACTACACCGTCGCCCGGCAGCTGGAGCTCGGCCAGTTCGACGCGGTGAACCCGCAGGCCGTCGCCTACTGCCGCAGCGCGGCGGACGTCTCGGTGTGTGTGCGCTTCGCCCAGGACCACGGGGTGCGCACCGCGGTCCGTAGCGGCGGCCACAACTACGGCGGCTGGTCCACGACCCCGGGCCTGATCATCGACGTGTCGCAGCTGAACGCCGTGACGGTGAACAGCGCCTCGTCGGTGGACATCGGGCCGGGCGCGCAGAACGTCACGATCCTGGGCGCGCTGGCCCCGCACCACCTGGTGGTCAGCGAGGGCGGCTGCCCCACCGTGTGCGCGGGCGGCTTCCTCCAGGGCGGCGGCTTCGGCTTCCTGACCCGGTCGACCGGCATGGCCTGCGACGCGGTGACCGCCGCGCAGGTGGTGCTGGCCGACGGCCGCGTGGTGACCGCCTCGGCGAAGCAGAACCCGGACCTGTTCTGGGCGATCCGCGGGGGCGGCGGCGGCAACTTCGGCGTCGTCACCCGGTTCACGGTGACCCCGCACACCGGCGACCAGATGGCGATCAGCAACCTGATCTTCCCGTACGACCGGATGGCCGACGTCCTCGACGGGGTGGCCCGCTGGCTGGTGGACGCCCCGCACACGATCGGCGGCGGCGCCTATGTGGTGCAGCCCGACGCGGCGCCGGGCTCGGTGCCGCAGGCCAACGTCTTCCTCGCGTCCCGCGGCACCCCGGCCGAACTGGGCGCCGAGACCGCCCGGTTGCTCGCCCTGACCGGGGCGCCGGCACAGCGCCAGGACGGCGTGATGACGTACCAGCAGCTCATGATGATGATCTTCGGCTGCCCCACCCTCACCGAGGCCGAGTGCCAGCGCTCCGAGAAGACGCCCTCCGGCACGCTGTCCCGCCCCGCCTACGGCCTGGAGCGCACGCGCCTCGGCAGCAGGCCGTACGCGGCGAGCGGCTGGGCGGACGTGATGACGGCGTTCGACGCGGACCGCCGGGCGGGCCAGGCGCGCTACCTCGACTTCCACTTCTTCGGCGGCGCCGCCAACGAGCCGTCCCGCACGGCGACGGCGTACGTGCACCGCGACTCGCTCTTCTCGGTCAACTACCGGGTGCTGATCAACGATCCGGCCCAGGTGACCGACGAGGCCAAGGCGGTCGCGAACACCTGGGTGGACCGGGGGTTCGCGACGATCGACCCGCTGTCCAACGGCGAGAGCTACCAGAACTGGATGGACCCCTCGCTGACGGACTGGAAGCGGTCGTACTACGCGGAGAACTACCCGCGCCTGGCCCGGATCAAGAACACGTACGACCCGAACCGCTTCTTCCGTTTCCCCCAGTCCATAGGCGCCTGAGCGCCGGCCGGCCGTCCGCCCCACGGGTGCCCTCCCCTCCGGGCACCCGCGGGGACGGGACGGCGCCGGGGTCAGGGCCGGCGGCCGTACCAGCCGACCAGGCGGTCGATGGCGGGGGCGTCGTCGGGGACGTCCACGACGGGGCCGAACGGCACCTGGCCGCCGCGCGGTTCGCGGGGCACCGCCCGCTTCATCACGGCCAGCGGCGCGGCCAGCACGGTGTCGTCCCACGCGGGCTTCTGACCGGTGGCCTTGGCCAAGTCCCAGGTGTGTAGCACGAACTCATTGGTGTAGATGACCGCGGCGGCCGCGCCGGGGACCGGCCCCCAGGGCAGCCCGATCTCCCGGCCCAGGACCGCCGGATCCGACCAGACCGACCGCAGTTCCTTCGTCCCGGCGGCCCAGGCCTCGGCCCAGGCGCCGTCGGCGACGTCCTCGGCGAAGTGCGGGACGGAGAAGAACGAACCGCCGGCGCCGATCACGGCGACACGGCGGAGCACGGAGACGAGGTGAAGGGACAGTTGGCGCACCGAGTAGTCCGGACAGGGCGTGGTGCCGTCGTAATCCTCGGGCCGCACGGACGCGAGCACGTCACCGGCCAGGTCGACGGCCTTGAACAGGCCCTCGCGGGGGTCGGCGGACGGGGTGGCGGAGGTGTTCTCGGGATGGGTCATGCCGTCGAGTCTTCCGGCGAAATGGGCCACCCTCCGGCCTATTTACCCGAAGGGGTGAGCGGCGATGCGCGCTGACCGGCTGGTGGCGGCCCTGCTGTTCCTCCAGGCGCGCGGCCGGGTCACGGCGGCGGAGCTGGCGGCCGAACTGGAGGTCTCCGAGCGGACCGCGCGCCGCGACCTGGAGGCGCTGACCGCGTCCGGTGTCCCCGTCTACGCCCAGCGCGGGCGGGGCGGCGGCTGGCGGCTGGTCGGCGGGGCGCGCACGGACCTGACCGGGCTCACCTCGCCGGAGGTGCGGGCCCTGTTCCTGGCGGCCGGGTCGTCGGGCGCCTCCCCGGAGCTGCGCTCGGCGCTGCGCAAGCTGCTGCGCGCGGTGCCGGAGCCGCTGCGGCCGCACGCGGAGGCAGCGTCCCGGGCCCGGATCGTCGACGAGCTGGACTGGTCGGGCACCGCCGTGACGGCGGCCGACCCGCATCTGGCGGAGCTGGAACGGGCCGTCCTCGACGGGGTGCGGGTCCGGCTGGGGTACGCCCGCCCCGGCGAGGAGCCGGCCGAGCGGACCGTGGACCCGCTCGGCCTCGTCCACAAGGCGGGCCACTGGTATCTGGTGGCCGGCACGGCGGACGGGCTGCGGTCCTTCCGGCTGGGCCGGGTCTCCTCGGTGGAGGCGACCGGTGAGCCGGTGCGGCGGCCCGCCGGTTTCGACCTGGCGGCGGCCTGGCGGTCGCTGGCCGGCCGGCTGGAGGACCGGCTGCTCGCGGCGGCCGTCACGGCCCACGCCGACCAGGACGCGCTGCCCGTGCTGCAGCGGCTGTTCGGCGGGCGGCTGCGGATCGGGCGGCTGCTCGGCGACGGCCGCCGGGAGATCGAGGCGGCCGGCCCCTCCCTGGAGGTGCTGGCGGCGCAGCTGGCGGGGCTGGCCGACCGGGTGGAGGTGGTGGGCCCGCCCGCGGCCCGCGCCCGGCTGGCCCGGCTGGGCCGCGCGCTGCGGGTCCGCTACGAGGAACTGGAGGACGCGGCGACTCCCTAGTCACTTTCCTCTAGGTACCTACTATACCGAGGATGCTACCGTCGAAGACATCGCACCACTTGACCCCAACTCAGCCTTGTTTCCACTCTTTTGGGAGTTCTCATGATCGTTGTCACCGGAGCCTCCGGGAACGTCGGCCGTCCGCTCGTCGAGGCGCTTGCCGCCGCGGGCGAGAAGGTCACGGCCGTCTCCCGCAATCCCCTCTCCCACGACCTGCCGGAGGGAGCGCGGCATGTCCGCGCCGACCTCGCCGATCCGTCGACGCTCGGCCCCGCCCTGGAGGGCGCCGAGGCCCTGTTCCTGCTGCTCGCCGGTGAGCTGCTGGGCGGCGGCGCCCCCGCCACCGAGGTGCTGGCGGCGGCCCGCGAGGCCGGGGTGCGGCGCGTGGTGCTGCTGTCCTCGCAGATCAACGCCACCCGCCCGGACGCCCTCTCGCACGGCCGGCTGCGCGAGTTCGAGGAGGCCGTGCGCGGCTCCGGCCTGGACTTCACGATCCTGCGGCCGGGCGGCTTCGCCTCCAACGCCTACGCCTGGATCGAGAGCGTCCGCACCCAGCGCGCGGTGATCGCCCCGTTCGCCGACGTGGCCCTGCCCGTGGTGGACCCGGCGGACATCTCCGCCGTGGCGGCCGTGGTGCTGCGCGAGGACGGGCACGCCGGGCAGACGTACGAGCTGACCGGTCCGGCCGCCGTCACCCCGCGCGAGCAGGCCGCCGCGCTCGCCGAGGCCCTCGGCGAGGAGGTCGGCTTCGTCGAGCTGACCCGCGCGCAGGCCCGCGAGCACATGGCGCGGTTCATGCCGGAGCCCGTCATCGACGGCACCCTCGACATCCTCGGGGAGCCGCTGCCCGCCGAGCAGCGCGTCAGCCCCGACGTCGAGCGCCTCCTCGGCCGTCCCGCCGGCTCCTTCGCGGACTGGGCGAAGCGCAACGCGCCCGCCTTCGCGTGACCCCTCTCCCCTGAGGGCCGCGCCGGCGGCCTCACCCCGTCGCCGGCGCCCCGGACAGCCGCGGCCCCCTTTCGGCCGGGCCGCGGCCCCGGCACCGCCCCGGATCCGGAAATCCCCCGTACGGGTCCGGGGCGGGCCATCATCCGCCGAGCCCCCAGGCCCGGCCCATCCGGTACGCGGCGCACAGGTTCACGTCGAGCAGATACGCCCCGGCCGTCCCGCACTGCTCGGTGCCGCTGCCCGGATCGACGGGCTGCCCGTGGCCCATCCCGGTGAGGCTGTACGTCTCCACGGCCGCGCGCCCGGAGGCGTCCCGGAACACCTGGTGCGGGAACCCGGCGACCGTGTCGCTGACGTCGGCGGTCTGGTCGGTGCCGTGCGCGTCGGTCCACTGCCGGACCAGGTCGGCCATGTTGACCGGCTTCACCGTGTAGTCGGCCGTGCCCTGGAAGGCGACGAGCGCCGGCCAGGGCCCGGTGTACCCGGGCCGCGCGGCCCGCACCCGGTCACCCCACTGCCGGGCGGTCTGGGTGGCGCCGACGTACATGCAGACGTACGGCGACCCGGCGGCCTGCGCGCACCCGTACGGCAGTCCGGCCACGATCCCGCCGGACGCGAACTTCTCCGGGTAGGCGGCCATCATCACGGCGGTCATGCCGCCCCCGGCGGACAGCCCGGTGACCTGGACCCGGGAGGCGTCACCGGAGGTGTCGGCGAGCTGGCGGTCCACCATCTGCGCGATCGACGCGGCCTCGCCCTGACCGCGCGCGATGTCCCCGTTCTGGAACCAGTTGAAGCAGGACGAGAGGTTGTTGGCGCTCTGCTGCTGCGGCAGCACGACGGAGAACCCCCAGCGGTCGGCGAGCTGGAGCCAGCCGCTGCCGGTGCCGTACCCGGCGGCGTTCTGGGTGCACCCGTGCAGCGCGACGACCACCGGCCGTCCGGCGGGCAGCCCGTCGGGGACGTACCGGAACATACGCAGGGCGCCGGGGTTGGACCCGAAGCCGGTCACCTCCTGGAGCGAGGCGGCGGCGGCCCGGCCGGGGGCGAGGAGGACGGAGGTCAGGGCGACCAGCAGGGTCACCAGGACGGCGAGGCGGGGACGTGCGGCTCTGGTCGGTGTCATGCGGAGGGACCGTAGAAGCGCGGGCCGGACCCCGATATGGGGCCGGACACCACAACGGGCCTCTTCCGCATGGTGGTTCAGCCGCGCCGGTTCCACCGGAACCGGCGGGCCACCACCCGCGGCTCCCGCACGGCCCACGCCGGCCCGATGGCGAGCAGCACGAGGCTGACGGCGAGGCAGCCCCCAGACCACGGCCTGCGTGACCGGTGACGACGGCGACCTCGATGCCGGGCGGCACCCGCGACCGGCCGAGCAGACACAGCGCGGCCGCCCCGGCGAGGACGACGAGGAGGCTCACGGACGTGCCGTGGCGTCCTGGCCCTGGTCCTGGTCCCGGTCCCGGTACGTCTCGTCCCGCCGCCACGGGCCGACGCCGAGCCGGCCCGTCGTCCCGAGGTCGAGTTCGGGGACGACCATCACCGGGTCGGCGCCGGGCCTGGCCCACACACGGGCGTACGGCGCGTTCACCGGCGTGCCGGCCTGGGTGGTGTTGCGCCAGGCCAGCGTGGTCCTGGCGGCCTCCCCCGGACGCAGCGTGAGAGCCTGCGGGGCTTCCTGGCCACCGAGCCCGCCACCGATCTCCTGGGTCCCCCGCAGGATGCGGACGCCCTTCACGGTGTCGTGGTCCTCATCCTGGATCTCCATCTCGGGATAGCCATCGAGCGCGTACGGCTCGGTCCCGCAGTTCACCAGGTGCAGACCGACGGCCCGCAGCCCCATGGCCGCGTCCCCGCGGTCGGCGTAGACGCGCACCCCCGACGCCGGGCAGGGCCCCGACGCCGACGACGCCTCGGCGACGGGGACGCTGCGCACCCTGATCACCTTCACGCCCGTCACCTGGAGATCGCCCGGCACCGTGCCGGTCATGGCGGCGGCGCCCTTGCCGGTCCGGCCCGGCCCGACCGCCTCGACGACCGCTTCCGCGGTGCCGGCCGCGGTCCCGGACGCCGAGCTGAACGACAGCGTCACGGTGTAGGTGGCCGCGGCGGGCGTCGTGTTGACGATCTCGAACTCCGCGCTGTGGTCGACGCCCACGCATCCGCTGTCCGGACCCCACGCGTACAGCTTCGTGACCCGCACGCCGTCCTCGTCCGTCACAGGGGACGGCAGGGGCAGCGAGGTGGGGGTGCCGGAGGGGGTCGCCGTCGGCCGGTCCGCGGAGGGCGTGGCGCCGTACTGGGTGTAGTCGGAGGGGCACAGCGCCTCCACGCCGACCTTCACGTCGGGGATGCCCGCGCCCGGTGAGGCGTCGT encodes:
- a CDS encoding NAD(P)/FAD-dependent oxidoreductase, translating into MTGKAETQKTPPQPGAWTECDVIILGAGIGGSITGAILARQGAKVVLVDAGQHPRFAVGESQNPQLVEWLHILAVRYDVPELKHLLDIKAVTKHIGAHHGRKQSFGFVRHVPDREPDPREATMFVIPKMLTEASHMFRQDTDTYYFNVAAKYGCTLRQNWRATDLDFDDDGVTVTGQNGEVFRAKYLIDASGFRSPLAQKFDLRDKPTRIRHHARSMFTHYVGIKPYDDVCGYPDALRPPAESPFHGGTLHHLIERGWFWIIPFDNYKDSRNPVCSVGLTFDERLYPQPKDKTPDEEFQHYLDMYPAVKRQFEGARRVREWVSTPDRIQYSSKQTVGDRWCLMSHAAGFVDPLYSRGLSNTFEVVDALCYRVLDALRDGDFSAERFEYVERLEQGLLTFNDMIVDSSYIAFSHFRLWNAVFRVWACFTTPATMRQIQARQEFELDGDDRHFRNMEKAPYPGLWWPDSHAFKHLLDVTHETCVKYEAGEIDGDKAADIVFQAINDCESVNTPFGWKDGEDHRFYRATTPTMIKFMWWASTNGPKEMRDLGRAMLKGVAKSALRGKKVS
- a CDS encoding FAD-binding oxidoreductase, with protein sequence MISRRTLLGAGSAAAGLALVPAVPVPAEGTGVPYARLASRLSGRLVLPSDPYYTVARQLELGQFDAVNPQAVAYCRSAADVSVCVRFAQDHGVRTAVRSGGHNYGGWSTTPGLIIDVSQLNAVTVNSASSVDIGPGAQNVTILGALAPHHLVVSEGGCPTVCAGGFLQGGGFGFLTRSTGMACDAVTAAQVVLADGRVVTASAKQNPDLFWAIRGGGGGNFGVVTRFTVTPHTGDQMAISNLIFPYDRMADVLDGVARWLVDAPHTIGGGAYVVQPDAAPGSVPQANVFLASRGTPAELGAETARLLALTGAPAQRQDGVMTYQQLMMMIFGCPTLTEAECQRSEKTPSGTLSRPAYGLERTRLGSRPYAASGWADVMTAFDADRRAGQARYLDFHFFGGAANEPSRTATAYVHRDSLFSVNYRVLINDPAQVTDEAKAVANTWVDRGFATIDPLSNGESYQNWMDPSLTDWKRSYYAENYPRLARIKNTYDPNRFFRFPQSIGA
- a CDS encoding TIGR03086 family metal-binding protein; amino-acid sequence: MTHPENTSATPSADPREGLFKAVDLAGDVLASVRPEDYDGTTPCPDYSVRQLSLHLVSVLRRVAVIGAGGSFFSVPHFAEDVADGAWAEAWAAGTKELRSVWSDPAVLGREIGLPWGPVPGAAAAVIYTNEFVLHTWDLAKATGQKPAWDDTVLAAPLAVMKRAVPREPRGGQVPFGPVVDVPDDAPAIDRLVGWYGRRP
- a CDS encoding helix-turn-helix transcriptional regulator, whose product is MRADRLVAALLFLQARGRVTAAELAAELEVSERTARRDLEALTASGVPVYAQRGRGGGWRLVGGARTDLTGLTSPEVRALFLAAGSSGASPELRSALRKLLRAVPEPLRPHAEAASRARIVDELDWSGTAVTAADPHLAELERAVLDGVRVRLGYARPGEEPAERTVDPLGLVHKAGHWYLVAGTADGLRSFRLGRVSSVEATGEPVRRPAGFDLAAAWRSLAGRLEDRLLAAAVTAHADQDALPVLQRLFGGRLRIGRLLGDGRREIEAAGPSLEVLAAQLAGLADRVEVVGPPAARARLARLGRALRVRYEELEDAATP
- a CDS encoding SDR family oxidoreductase; amino-acid sequence: MIVVTGASGNVGRPLVEALAAAGEKVTAVSRNPLSHDLPEGARHVRADLADPSTLGPALEGAEALFLLLAGELLGGGAPATEVLAAAREAGVRRVVLLSSQINATRPDALSHGRLREFEEAVRGSGLDFTILRPGGFASNAYAWIESVRTQRAVIAPFADVALPVVDPADISAVAAVVLREDGHAGQTYELTGPAAVTPREQAAALAEALGEEVGFVELTRAQAREHMARFMPEPVIDGTLDILGEPLPAEQRVSPDVERLLGRPAGSFADWAKRNAPAFA